One genomic window of Magnetococcales bacterium includes the following:
- a CDS encoding GGDEF domain-containing protein — protein MGQDWLAGGAADLLVTMTGRKDRLELVAALVAGLNKLTGSRRSQFFDIREEFVPDALEKRRRMVLVSPLDPEGCELFPERLEGVAEILAQPEALQVEFMACAGQERVIRILYDRGRNSCVLIQDFLPGELNDAARDMGSLLWGMFQNLQSLLRDKDQDPLTGLLNRRSFDETIALVLDTLHHRPRDNRTPGSGAALAVFDIDHFKRINDSFGHTIGDEVLILFARCMENMFRHTDRLYRFGGEEFLAILTEVDLAKAAFALERFRQVVARNRFPKAEHVTVSIGFVMVNQSDLPSALIEKADQALYFAKEHGRNQVQSFDHLVASGDLRQVDHTANDVELWA, from the coding sequence ATGGGGCAGGATTGGTTGGCCGGGGGGGCGGCTGACTTGCTGGTGACGATGACGGGCCGCAAGGACCGTCTGGAACTCGTTGCCGCACTGGTTGCCGGACTCAACAAACTGACCGGCTCCCGAAGGAGCCAGTTCTTCGACATTCGCGAAGAGTTCGTGCCGGATGCCCTGGAAAAGCGTCGTCGCATGGTTCTGGTCTCCCCGCTGGATCCGGAAGGATGTGAACTGTTTCCGGAGCGGTTGGAAGGGGTGGCTGAAATTCTGGCTCAGCCCGAAGCCCTTCAGGTGGAGTTCATGGCCTGTGCGGGTCAGGAACGGGTGATCCGGATCTTGTACGATCGGGGCCGGAACAGTTGCGTTCTGATCCAGGATTTTCTTCCGGGGGAGCTGAATGACGCGGCGCGCGACATGGGCTCCCTTCTTTGGGGCATGTTTCAGAATCTGCAGAGCCTGTTGCGGGACAAGGATCAGGATCCCCTCACCGGTCTGCTCAACCGCCGCTCCTTCGACGAAACCATCGCGCTGGTATTGGACACCCTGCATCACCGTCCCCGGGACAATCGCACTCCCGGCAGTGGCGCCGCCCTCGCCGTCTTCGACATCGACCACTTCAAACGCATCAATGATTCCTTCGGACACACCATCGGCGACGAGGTGCTGATTCTCTTTGCCCGCTGCATGGAAAACATGTTTCGCCACACGGACCGCCTCTATCGTTTCGGAGGGGAAGAATTTCTGGCCATTTTGACGGAGGTGGACCTGGCCAAGGCGGCCTTCGCACTGGAACGTTTCCGCCAGGTGGTGGCCCGGAACCGGTTTCCCAAGGCGGAACATGTCACCGTCAGCATCGGCTTCGTCATGGTCAACCAGAGCGATCTGCCCTCCGCCCTCATCGAAAAAGCCGATCAGGCCCTCTATTTTGCCAAGGAGCATGGTCGCAATCAGGTTCAATCCTTCGACCATCTGGTAGCTTCCGGGGATCTCCGTCAGGTGGATCATACGGCCAACGACGTGGAATTGTGGGCATGA
- a CDS encoding BamA/TamA family outer membrane protein, protein MMPFPARVLLSALMLFLPPFLSALAEEEDGSTPEGVEEPKAAYSFEIRGVDDREMLTAMDEASLLRTLAARPPASLAGIQRRAEKDQETLLSILQAHGFHAATVERLMNRDAKPVEVVFLVTPGPLYHLGEVRRLDKGHAESDSPWYELPPEKALQPGEPALTANLLQAMNRLPEGLRRTGFPRARLLSHQARLDHDLRLVSLDIFLESGPKARFGNLEITGLQTVQESHVRHLLPWREEELFDERRLQEFRHRLLETGLFRATHLEPNDTLDDQGRIPLHLHLEEAEQRTFGTGVRYASTLGLGASLFWEHRNLRGEGQNLRGELEGAQRSQSLSLSFVQPDLRDKRLTLTAKAGHENLEAYKKSAMETSAFLESDLPRSWKGRLGVSLEHAFLQDLGRLDDKSSRSTLLGLPLKLWHDTTDDRLDPLTGHRYTLTAIPYLGNHGGTTEFLRWQGEVTRYHPLGQRHNLTAAWRLSGGSIGGAPLVRIPADKRFFMGGGGTLRGYGYQLAGDLDEELDPTGGRSFLGAGVELRYRATPLLGIVPFLETGRSFENPLPDSTHLLTGAGLGLRYFTPVGPLRLDLAAPFTHRSEIDAPWQVHFSLGQAF, encoded by the coding sequence ATGATGCCTTTTCCCGCCAGGGTCCTTTTGTCGGCCCTGATGCTTTTTCTGCCGCCGTTCCTCTCCGCTCTGGCCGAAGAGGAGGATGGCTCGACGCCGGAAGGGGTCGAGGAGCCCAAAGCTGCCTACAGCTTCGAAATACGCGGGGTCGACGACCGGGAGATGCTCACCGCCATGGACGAAGCCTCGCTGCTGCGCACCCTGGCCGCCCGCCCGCCCGCCTCCCTGGCGGGTATCCAGCGCCGCGCCGAAAAGGATCAGGAGACGCTTCTTTCCATCCTGCAGGCCCACGGCTTCCACGCTGCCACCGTGGAACGGCTGATGAACCGGGATGCCAAACCCGTGGAAGTGGTGTTTCTGGTCACCCCCGGCCCCCTCTACCACCTCGGCGAGGTGCGGCGGCTGGACAAGGGACACGCGGAAAGCGACTCCCCCTGGTACGAACTGCCTCCGGAAAAGGCCCTGCAGCCCGGAGAACCCGCCCTGACCGCCAACCTCCTCCAGGCCATGAACCGCCTGCCGGAGGGATTGCGCCGCACGGGGTTTCCCCGGGCCCGGCTGTTGTCTCATCAGGCCCGGCTCGATCACGACCTGCGACTGGTCAGTCTCGACATCTTTCTGGAAAGCGGCCCCAAGGCGCGTTTCGGCAACCTGGAAATCACCGGTCTGCAAACCGTTCAGGAGTCCCATGTGCGGCATCTGCTGCCGTGGCGCGAGGAAGAACTCTTCGACGAACGGCGTTTGCAGGAGTTCCGTCACCGGCTTCTGGAAACCGGCCTGTTCCGAGCCACCCATCTGGAACCGAACGATACTCTCGACGACCAGGGACGCATTCCCCTGCATCTGCATCTGGAGGAGGCCGAACAGCGCACCTTCGGAACCGGGGTACGCTACGCCAGCACCCTCGGACTGGGGGCCAGCCTCTTCTGGGAGCATCGCAATCTGCGGGGCGAGGGACAGAACCTGCGCGGCGAACTGGAAGGCGCGCAACGTTCCCAAAGCCTCTCCCTCTCCTTCGTGCAACCCGATCTGCGGGACAAACGACTCACTCTGACGGCCAAGGCGGGCCATGAAAATCTGGAAGCCTACAAAAAAAGCGCCATGGAGACGAGCGCCTTTCTGGAAAGTGACCTGCCCCGAAGCTGGAAGGGACGCCTGGGGGTCAGCCTCGAACACGCCTTTCTGCAGGATCTGGGTCGCCTCGACGATAAAAGCAGCCGTTCCACCCTGCTGGGTCTGCCCCTGAAGCTCTGGCACGACACCACCGACGACCGGCTCGACCCCCTGACGGGACATCGCTACACCCTGACGGCCATCCCCTATCTGGGCAACCACGGCGGTACCACCGAATTCCTGCGGTGGCAAGGGGAAGTCACCCGTTACCACCCCCTGGGACAACGTCACAATCTGACCGCCGCCTGGCGCCTTTCCGGCGGCAGCATCGGGGGAGCCCCTCTCGTCCGGATTCCGGCGGATAAACGCTTTTTCATGGGTGGCGGCGGCACCTTGCGCGGCTACGGTTATCAGTTGGCCGGGGATCTGGATGAAGAACTCGACCCCACCGGCGGGCGCTCCTTTCTGGGCGCGGGGGTGGAGTTACGCTATCGGGCCACCCCCCTGCTGGGCATCGTGCCCTTTCTGGAGACGGGACGCAGTTTCGAAAATCCCCTGCCCGACAGCACCCATCTGCTCACCGGAGCCGGGCTGGGACTGCGCTATTTCACCCCCGTCGGCCCCCTGCGACTCGATCTGGCCGCCCCCTTCACCCACCGCTCCGAGATCGACGCCCCCTGGCAGGTGCATTTTTCGTTGGGACAGGCCTTCTGA
- a CDS encoding serine hydrolase, whose protein sequence is MAGPGDGFRGWLGRGGFRLPAVKAGRIILLLLLPGLAQGYPLDDEIMGIRRLPGFRPGSSYSVEALLMPPGALRGRESIVLHLTEEQARSGELGRRDEALSGVLKRVLGANGDCSAVLLDYTRGRERQWAGVAEEQPGAPASVGKLLVVLSLFHELARVRPEVAKRVELLRGRLVAGGEWLRGDDHTIPLYQAAEDRVIWRQAEETERFSLMEWLDHLFTASSNAAANVVWKEALLMRRFGEAYPPDEASEAAFFRQSGLWEEVRRGLSEAMAAAELSSEAFRVGNFWTRRARERVPGGGGSTATARELARFLLRLEQGRLVDEWSSLEMKRLLYFTGRRHRFAAGESLAGSALYYKGGSLPGPRETVMNAVSLVESPARSGSGQRRYLVTLLCRLPTGEAESTLQRLGDALGREMAWP, encoded by the coding sequence GTGGCCGGTCCGGGTGACGGTTTCCGGGGATGGCTTGGCCGAGGCGGTTTCCGCCTGCCTGCCGTGAAGGCGGGTCGGATAATCCTTCTGTTGCTGCTGCCCGGCCTGGCTCAGGGCTATCCGCTGGATGATGAAATCATGGGTATCCGGCGACTGCCGGGATTTCGACCGGGGAGTTCCTATTCCGTCGAGGCGTTGCTGATGCCGCCGGGGGCCTTGCGGGGTCGGGAGTCCATCGTTCTGCACCTGACGGAGGAACAGGCCCGTTCGGGTGAGCTGGGGAGGCGGGACGAGGCCTTGTCGGGGGTGTTGAAGCGGGTTCTGGGGGCTAACGGTGATTGCTCCGCCGTGCTGCTCGACTACACCCGGGGCCGGGAGCGGCAGTGGGCCGGGGTGGCGGAGGAGCAACCCGGCGCGCCCGCCAGTGTGGGCAAACTGCTGGTGGTGCTGTCGCTGTTTCACGAACTGGCCCGGGTCCGACCGGAGGTGGCCAAGCGGGTGGAGCTGTTGCGCGGTCGTCTGGTGGCGGGGGGGGAGTGGTTGCGGGGCGATGATCACACGATTCCGCTCTATCAGGCGGCGGAAGATCGGGTGATCTGGAGGCAGGCTGAGGAGACGGAGCGTTTCAGTCTCATGGAGTGGCTTGACCACCTGTTCACCGCTTCCAGCAACGCTGCGGCCAATGTGGTTTGGAAGGAGGCCCTGCTGATGCGCCGTTTCGGCGAGGCCTATCCGCCTGATGAGGCGAGCGAGGCGGCCTTTTTCCGGCAGAGTGGTCTTTGGGAAGAGGTGCGGCGGGGTCTTTCCGAGGCCATGGCAGCAGCAGAGCTGTCGTCGGAGGCCTTTCGAGTGGGAAATTTCTGGACCCGTCGGGCTCGGGAGAGGGTGCCGGGAGGTGGCGGATCGACGGCCACGGCCCGGGAGCTGGCGCGATTTCTGCTGCGCCTGGAGCAGGGGCGGCTGGTGGATGAGTGGTCTTCGCTGGAGATGAAGCGGCTGCTCTATTTCACCGGCAGGCGTCATCGCTTCGCGGCGGGGGAGAGCCTCGCCGGCTCGGCCCTCTATTACAAGGGCGGTTCATTGCCCGGCCCACGGGAGACGGTGATGAACGCCGTCTCCCTGGTGGAGTCCCCGGCTCGATCCGGTTCGGGGCAGCGGCGCTATCTGGTGACGTTGCTGTGCCGTTTGCCGACCGGCGAGGCCGAGTCGACGCTGCAACGTCTGGGGGATGCCCTGGGGCGGGAGATGGCGTGGCCATGA
- a CDS encoding tetratricopeptide repeat protein, whose protein sequence is MTSPQTWQFLLQQGLAAHRQGSVAEAVRLWQRVLTLQPGQPDALHLLGLCDFQEGRLEEAERKMRLSLKQRPREAPWLANLGEVLRRRGDFTGAGQAFEKALALQPALAAAWIGLGNLRRQEGHPAQAEQAYRQGLALSPASHAAACNLALVLLEQGYADEAETLLRDLLQRRPDMVEAWNNLGVLLIETARHPEAIAILRQAVALKSDHAEAWNNLGKACLDGGNPGQAEEAFRRALSLRPDWGEVEGNHGNALRQLGRLDESQEAYWRMLEHRPADPRLHSSLLLGLHYLPDMDRQRLLAAHREWDRRHGLPWREWSRTHPWRRGAGSRLRLGFLSPDLGQHPVGFFLLSLLQHLDVREVELFCYSDRQREDAISAALKSRCSHWKGVCGLNDEALAEGILADGLDVMFDLAGHTAHNRLPVFARRVAPLQISWLGYVGTTGLSAMDAVLADARHIPHGEEGDYVEEVLRLPGGYIAYTPPPDLPAPVWSPPGRERGPLFGCFANPAKINAEVLQCYGRILSALPRSSLLFKYGGCDDAWNRQRIVQGLQPFGIGAERVIFRGGGAQGDHLARVGSVDVVLDTFPYAGGVTTCEALWMGVPMVSLRGDRFAARHGAAHLEAAGCGQWVADSAEGFVDKAIERVLDEEGLRRAHATLREQVQASPLGDGGRLAREFLVVVRQALSRRVAIS, encoded by the coding sequence ATGACTTCCCCCCAAACCTGGCAATTCCTCCTGCAACAAGGCCTGGCGGCGCACCGTCAGGGCAGCGTCGCCGAGGCGGTGCGGTTGTGGCAGCGGGTTCTGACACTGCAGCCGGGGCAGCCGGATGCCCTGCATCTGCTGGGGCTGTGCGACTTCCAGGAGGGGCGGCTGGAGGAGGCGGAGCGCAAGATGCGTCTCTCCCTGAAACAACGGCCCCGGGAAGCCCCCTGGCTGGCCAATCTGGGGGAGGTGCTGCGTCGCCGGGGGGATTTTACCGGGGCGGGGCAAGCCTTCGAAAAGGCGCTGGCTTTGCAGCCGGCACTGGCGGCGGCCTGGATCGGTCTGGGCAATCTGCGTCGCCAGGAGGGGCATCCCGCCCAGGCCGAACAGGCCTATCGGCAGGGGCTCGCCCTCTCTCCCGCTTCCCACGCTGCGGCCTGCAACCTGGCCCTGGTACTGCTCGAACAGGGTTACGCCGACGAGGCCGAAACCCTGCTGCGCGATCTGCTGCAACGCCGACCCGACATGGTCGAGGCCTGGAACAACCTGGGCGTGCTGTTGATCGAAACCGCCCGCCACCCGGAAGCCATTGCCATTTTGCGTCAAGCCGTCGCCCTGAAAAGCGATCATGCCGAAGCCTGGAACAACCTCGGCAAGGCCTGCCTTGACGGGGGCAATCCGGGTCAGGCGGAAGAGGCCTTTCGCCGGGCACTGAGCCTGCGTCCCGACTGGGGCGAAGTCGAAGGCAACCATGGCAATGCCCTGCGGCAGTTGGGCCGCCTCGACGAGTCCCAGGAGGCCTACTGGCGCATGCTGGAGCACCGTCCCGCCGATCCCCGCCTGCACTCTTCCCTGCTGCTGGGACTGCACTATCTGCCCGACATGGATCGGCAACGCCTGCTCGCCGCCCATCGGGAGTGGGATCGTCGCCATGGGCTACCCTGGCGGGAGTGGTCTCGCACCCATCCCTGGCGTCGCGGCGCAGGCAGCCGTCTGCGCCTGGGCTTTCTCTCCCCCGATCTCGGACAGCACCCGGTGGGCTTTTTTCTGCTGAGTCTGTTGCAACACCTCGATGTCCGGGAGGTGGAGCTCTTCTGCTATTCGGACCGGCAACGGGAGGATGCCATCAGTGCTGCCTTGAAGAGTCGTTGCAGCCATTGGAAGGGTGTGTGCGGCCTGAACGACGAAGCTTTGGCCGAAGGGATTTTGGCCGACGGGCTGGACGTGATGTTCGATCTGGCGGGCCACACGGCGCACAACCGGCTGCCGGTCTTCGCCCGGCGGGTGGCCCCGCTGCAAATCAGTTGGCTGGGCTACGTGGGCACCACCGGCCTGAGCGCCATGGATGCGGTGTTGGCCGATGCCCGGCACATTCCCCACGGTGAAGAGGGGGATTATGTCGAGGAGGTGTTGCGACTGCCCGGAGGGTACATCGCCTACACCCCGCCGCCCGACCTGCCCGCACCAGTTTGGTCCCCCCCCGGTCGGGAGCGGGGGCCTCTCTTCGGTTGCTTCGCCAACCCCGCCAAGATCAATGCGGAGGTTCTGCAGTGCTACGGTCGCATTCTTTCCGCCCTGCCCCGATCGTCACTGCTGTTCAAATACGGGGGTTGCGACGATGCCTGGAACCGGCAGCGCATAGTGCAGGGGCTGCAACCGTTCGGTATCGGAGCGGAACGGGTCATCTTCCGGGGAGGAGGGGCGCAAGGCGACCATCTGGCCCGGGTGGGGAGCGTCGATGTGGTATTGGACACCTTCCCCTACGCCGGAGGGGTCACCACCTGCGAAGCGTTGTGGATGGGCGTTCCCATGGTTTCCCTGCGCGGCGATCGTTTTGCGGCCCGGCACGGCGCAGCCCATCTGGAGGCGGCGGGCTGTGGACAGTGGGTGGCCGATTCTGCGGAAGGTTTTGTCGACAAGGCGATTGAACGGGTTCTCGACGAGGAGGGGCTCCGGAGAGCCCATGCCACCCTGCGGGAGCAGGTGCAGGCCTCGCCGCTGGGGGATGGGGGCCGTTTGGCCCGGGAATTTCTCGTGGTGGTGCGTCAGGCTTTGAGCCGACGGGTAGCGATATCCTGA
- a CDS encoding ATP-binding cassette domain-containing protein, with translation MSWGVEVEPTLVGWGKSFNLEVGSLHMDARTISQRLPVLGRSGSGKSTLLYLLTFLKMPFQGRVRWVFPDGKRAAWDHRGLDKRVSTLSLAQIRRRYFGFAYQRSTLTPYLSVRENLLYPLQLRKGWGRKEMEERVRESVRRVLLCGSEAEEVGEEEVDELMARYPCELSGGQLQRVALTQAMIHDPYVLFADEPTGSLDTATRKEVMAVVDKWLETGDRLFIWVTHHLSDALDPRVTHRLLVSSGRCQLQRTQNEES, from the coding sequence ATGAGCTGGGGAGTGGAAGTGGAACCCACCCTGGTGGGATGGGGCAAGAGCTTCAATCTGGAGGTGGGCTCCCTGCACATGGACGCCCGCACCATCTCGCAGCGCCTGCCGGTGCTGGGACGCAGCGGCAGTGGCAAAAGTACCTTGCTCTATCTGCTCACCTTCCTGAAGATGCCCTTTCAGGGGCGGGTGCGCTGGGTCTTTCCCGACGGCAAACGGGCCGCCTGGGATCATCGGGGTTTGGACAAACGGGTCTCGACCCTCTCCCTGGCGCAGATTCGGCGGCGTTACTTCGGCTTCGCCTATCAGCGCAGCACCCTGACGCCCTATCTCTCGGTGCGGGAGAACCTGCTCTATCCCTTGCAACTGCGTAAAGGCTGGGGGCGCAAGGAGATGGAGGAACGGGTGCGGGAGTCGGTACGGCGGGTGCTGCTGTGCGGCAGCGAGGCGGAAGAGGTTGGCGAGGAGGAGGTGGACGAGCTGATGGCCCGTTATCCCTGCGAGCTGTCCGGGGGCCAACTGCAACGGGTGGCCCTGACCCAGGCCATGATTCACGATCCCTATGTGCTTTTCGCCGACGAGCCCACCGGCAGTCTGGATACCGCCACTCGCAAAGAGGTCATGGCGGTGGTGGATAAATGGCTGGAGACGGGGGATCGCCTCTTCATCTGGGTGACGCATCACCTTTCCGATGCCCTGGATCCCCGGGTGACCCACCGTTTGTTGGTTTCCAGCGGGCGCTGCCAGTTGCAGCGTACCCAAAACGAAGAGAGTTGA
- a CDS encoding fumarylacetoacetate hydrolase family protein, producing MKSYAHRWLSGEKVPWRPGKVVCVGRNYVAHIRELDNAVPEEPVLFLKPSCAMVSLKRPLVWPPGQGACHHEVELALLIGRKLCRATAASALKAVAGYGVGLDLTLRERQDRLKKAALPWETAKAFDASAPLTPFVPASRIDDPLALRFGLAVNGDRRQEGHPGLMLTPMGELLAFASRYFTLLPGDVFLTGTPAGVAALAPGDRLELWLDGGADPPWRYTGEVGSADQSPP from the coding sequence ATGAAATCGTATGCCCATCGCTGGTTGTCGGGTGAAAAGGTTCCCTGGCGGCCCGGAAAAGTGGTCTGCGTGGGACGCAACTACGTGGCCCACATCCGGGAGTTGGACAATGCCGTGCCGGAGGAGCCGGTGCTGTTTTTGAAACCCTCCTGCGCCATGGTCTCCCTGAAAAGGCCGCTTGTCTGGCCGCCGGGGCAGGGGGCCTGTCACCACGAGGTGGAACTGGCCCTGCTGATCGGCAGGAAACTGTGTCGCGCCACCGCCGCCTCCGCTCTGAAGGCGGTGGCCGGTTACGGGGTGGGGCTGGACCTGACCTTGCGGGAGAGACAGGATCGGCTGAAAAAGGCCGCGCTGCCCTGGGAAACCGCCAAGGCCTTCGATGCTTCCGCCCCGTTGACCCCCTTTGTGCCGGCCTCCCGGATTGACGATCCCCTTGCCCTGCGCTTCGGCCTCGCAGTGAACGGCGACCGTCGTCAAGAGGGTCATCCCGGCCTGATGCTGACCCCCATGGGGGAGTTGTTGGCCTTCGCCTCCCGGTATTTCACCCTGTTGCCGGGAGATGTCTTCCTGACCGGCACCCCTGCCGGTGTCGCCGCCCTGGCTCCCGGAGACCGGCTCGAACTCTGGCTCGATGGAGGAGCCGACCCCCCTTGGCGTTATACGGGAGAGGTCGGCAGTGCCGACCAATCGCCACCATAG
- a CDS encoding SUMF1/EgtB/PvdO family nonheme iron enzyme, with the protein MFKNNDRERNIFRSEGSRRSSPSTFRLGSARMREGGRGMANRPVFRRHRGQRWLVPVLLIIVVLGWLYPEWWQGAPRETPAPVGETPSAPPPSLKGEFPAKAASAAKEAKTPPSREVVPAQAPPVAGKDSPPIKEVLLAKESVSLKEGSPAREGSPGKPNLPPGTHAGPRAEDYSVPVAAPGQSPAPEAPVTSATTPPATNLAAPSVAMNSPISPPAAETVVEARPPAGLKAAAVENRNEAPGKVRRGRCQLDDGEGGVFPRMERVPAGSYTLKEGKEAPSATSRLKARGLVKTRVEKPFFVQREEVSHAQFGRFLAWVGGLRGADKERVAARLGMSVPTDGGKGRQAGSGEVGAVKRLSQEGTMEYVDWLRKQSGCDFRLQSREEWTGALLYLQNRVYEGAGRESQRLLENLLSGEREWTRSTCSAGFLLVGGLDDLEPGERFEPPCMLAMIAMGEFRVVLHDDAAGALGDN; encoded by the coding sequence GTGTTCAAAAACAACGACCGCGAACGCAATATATTTCGCTCGGAAGGCAGTCGCCGCAGCAGTCCGTCCACATTCCGCCTGGGCAGCGCCCGCATGCGGGAGGGTGGACGGGGCATGGCCAACCGTCCCGTCTTCAGACGTCACCGGGGTCAGCGGTGGCTGGTTCCCGTGTTGTTGATCATCGTGGTTCTGGGCTGGCTCTATCCCGAGTGGTGGCAAGGCGCCCCCCGGGAGACCCCGGCCCCGGTCGGGGAGACCCCCTCCGCGCCGCCACCGAGTCTCAAAGGCGAGTTTCCCGCCAAAGCCGCTTCCGCCGCCAAGGAGGCCAAGACGCCGCCTTCACGGGAAGTCGTGCCGGCCCAGGCCCCGCCGGTGGCCGGCAAGGATTCGCCTCCCATCAAGGAGGTGTTGCTGGCCAAGGAGTCCGTCTCCCTGAAGGAGGGGTCGCCGGCCAGGGAGGGATCCCCCGGAAAGCCGAATCTGCCGCCCGGAACCCATGCCGGTCCCCGCGCCGAAGACTACTCCGTGCCGGTTGCGGCCCCCGGTCAAAGCCCGGCTCCGGAAGCGCCCGTCACTTCCGCGACCACCCCGCCGGCCACGAACCTCGCAGCCCCTTCCGTTGCAATGAACTCGCCAATTTCTCCGCCTGCCGCCGAAACAGTGGTCGAGGCCAGGCCTCCCGCAGGCCTCAAGGCGGCTGCCGTCGAAAACCGGAACGAGGCTCCGGGCAAAGTCCGTCGGGGACGCTGCCAGCTCGACGATGGCGAAGGGGGTGTTTTCCCGCGCATGGAGCGGGTTCCCGCCGGATCCTACACCTTGAAGGAAGGCAAGGAAGCCCCTTCCGCAACCTCCCGCCTCAAAGCCCGGGGATTGGTCAAGACGCGGGTGGAAAAGCCCTTCTTCGTGCAGCGCGAAGAGGTCAGTCACGCCCAGTTCGGACGTTTCCTGGCCTGGGTGGGCGGACTGCGCGGCGCGGACAAGGAGCGTGTCGCGGCCCGTCTCGGTATGTCGGTTCCCACGGACGGGGGCAAAGGACGACAAGCCGGTTCGGGAGAGGTGGGGGCGGTCAAACGGCTCTCCCAGGAAGGCACCATGGAATATGTGGACTGGTTGCGCAAGCAGTCGGGCTGCGATTTCCGCCTGCAAAGCCGGGAAGAGTGGACCGGGGCGCTGCTCTATCTGCAAAATCGGGTTTACGAAGGGGCCGGACGCGAGAGCCAGCGGTTGCTGGAAAACCTGCTTTCGGGGGAGAGGGAATGGACCCGTTCCACCTGCTCGGCGGGCTTTCTGCTGGTGGGTGGATTGGATGATCTGGAACCGGGAGAGCGATTCGAGCCGCCCTGCATGCTGGCCATGATCGCCATGGGGGAGTTCCGGGTCGTATTGCATGACGATGCCGCCGGGGCGTTGGGGGATAATTAG